A portion of the Candidatus Edwardsbacteria bacterium genome contains these proteins:
- a CDS encoding HD-GYP domain-containing protein, with protein sequence MGKPIKDNIILPADRLRKILGTMANSWGFEIVFLDAGESQDKRSLAKNTRVIELDNFRQRIALSGPAELMDRMNDAIGKLADIISEQELESISLTEEIVERYEQLSLLFEMSDRLGVARDNQSRMKAILETAIDAVGAAGGCLLMKNSQEHWCWVNREKVESEKLAQLAVETIEQKKHFVEENRHCALLLRVSRGNIIGSLVLGPKSKAVYRSGDIKILTTLGAYASLLLESGRLYEDLESLFFSTIKSMIEAVDAKDPSTRGHSERVRRYSRIIGQGLDFDPEKLKSLELAALLHDVGKIGLPDIILNNEKEYLSENQWELVRMHPEIGVSILSHVAQLKSILPAIGQHHERFDGQGYPNGIDGENITLFARIIAVADSFDAMTMNRTYRTRFSLDKALKELSQNSGSQFDPQLVKVFIANIKKTEITLDD encoded by the coding sequence ACCATGGCAAACAGCTGGGGCTTTGAGATAGTCTTTCTTGATGCCGGAGAGAGCCAAGATAAACGATCGCTGGCCAAAAACACCCGGGTTATCGAACTGGATAATTTCAGGCAGAGGATAGCACTATCCGGTCCGGCCGAGCTGATGGACCGTATGAATGATGCCATCGGCAAGCTGGCGGACATCATCTCCGAACAGGAACTGGAGAGCATCTCCCTGACCGAGGAGATAGTGGAAAGGTATGAGCAGCTGTCGCTGTTGTTCGAGATGAGCGACCGTCTGGGGGTGGCCAGGGATAACCAGAGCAGGATGAAGGCCATTCTGGAGACCGCCATAGATGCGGTGGGTGCGGCCGGTGGCTGCTTGTTGATGAAAAACAGCCAGGAACACTGGTGTTGGGTCAACCGGGAGAAGGTGGAATCCGAAAAGCTGGCCCAGCTGGCGGTAGAGACCATAGAACAAAAAAAACATTTTGTCGAGGAAAACAGGCATTGCGCCCTGCTGCTCAGGGTCAGCCGGGGAAATATAATCGGCTCCCTGGTGCTGGGCCCCAAATCAAAAGCCGTCTATCGCTCGGGCGACATAAAGATTCTGACCACGCTGGGAGCCTATGCTTCCCTGCTTTTGGAGAGCGGCCGGCTTTACGAGGACCTGGAGTCACTGTTCTTCAGCACCATCAAGAGCATGATCGAGGCGGTCGATGCCAAGGATCCCAGCACCAGGGGCCATTCCGAGAGGGTGCGGCGGTACTCCCGTATCATAGGTCAGGGCCTGGATTTCGATCCCGAGAAACTGAAAAGCCTGGAGCTGGCGGCCTTGCTGCATGACGTGGGAAAGATTGGCCTGCCGGACATCATCCTCAACAACGAAAAGGAGTACCTGTCCGAGAACCAGTGGGAATTAGTCCGGATGCATCCCGAGATAGGGGTCTCCATCCTGTCGCACGTGGCCCAGCTGAAATCCATCCTGCCGGCTATCGGCCAGCATCATGAGAGGTTCGACGGACAGGGCTATCCCAACGGCATCGACGGGGAGAATATCACCCTGTTTGCCCGGATCATCGCGGTGGCCGATTCCTTCGATGCCATGACCATGAACCGCACCTACCGCACCCGTTTTTCGCTGGACAAGGCTTTAAAAGAGCTCAGCCAGAATTCGGGCAGCCAATTCGATCCGCAGCTGGTGAAGGTGTTCATAGCTAATATAAAAAAGACGGAGATCACGCTTGATGATTGA